The sequence below is a genomic window from Pseudomonas cannabina.
TGGGCGACTACCCGGAATGGGAACTGGGCGTGCAGATCGTGGCCGAGGAAGACGAGCACAAGTTCGACTTCGACTTGCTCGATCCGACCAAGATCATCCCGGAAGAGCTGGTCCCCGTCACGCCGCTGGGCAAAATGGTGCTGAACCGCAACCCGGATAATTACTTTGCCGAAACCGAGCAGGTTGCGTTCTGCCCGGGCCATATCGTGCCAGGTATCGACTTCTCCAACGATCCGCTGCTGCAAGGTCGCTTGTTCTCCTACACCGACACGCAGATCAGCCGCCTCGGTGGTCCGAACTTCCACGAAATCCCGATCAACCGTCCGATTGCGCCGAACCACAATGGCCAGCGCGACGCACAGCATCGCACCACCATCGACAAGGGCCGTGCTTCTTACGAGCCGAACTCGATCGACGGCGGGTGGCCGAAAGAAACCCCGGCAGCTGCGGTGGACGGCGGTTTCGAGACTTACCCTGAGCGTGTTGAAGCGCACAAGGTGCGTGAGCGCAGCGAATCGTTCGGCGATCACTTCTCGCAGGCGACGCTGTTCTTCCAGAGCATGAGCCACCATGAGAAAGAGCACATCATCGCGGCGTACAGCTTCGAGTTGGGCAAAGTCGAGCGCGAGTACATCCGTGCCCGTCAGGTCAACGAAATTCTGGCCAACATCGATCTGGAACTGGCCAGCCGTGTGGCGGCCAACCTGGGTCTGCCTGCGCCGAAGGCCGGCACTGTGCCTGTGCGTCAGACGTCGGTGAAAGAGTCACCGGCGCTGAGTCAGGTCAACCTGCTGTCGGGCGACATTGTTTCGCGCAAAGTCGCGATCCTTGTGGCCAATGGCGTTGACGGCAAAGCGCTGGAGGCCATGAAAGCTGCACTGACAGCCAAAGGCGCACACGCCAAGGTACTCGGTCCGACGTCTGCACCGGTCAAAACGGCGGATGGCAAAAGCCTGCCGGTCGATGCTTCAGCTGAAGGCCTGCCTTCGGTAGCGTTCGACGCAGTGTTCGTGCCGGGCGGCGCCGATTCGGTGAAAGCGTTGAGCACTGATGGCGTGGCACTGCACTTCATCCTGGAAGCCTACAAGCACCTCAAGGCCATCTCCGTTGCCGGGGAAGCTAAAGACTTGTTGAGCTTGCTGCGCCTGGAAGAGGATGCGGGCCTTCTGGTGGTGTCGGATAGCGCATCGTTCGAAGTCTTCTTCGACGCGATGGCCCAACACCGCGTCTGGGACCGTGAAGTGAAAGCCAAGGCTATTCCGGCTTGATCTAGACGCTAGAGCCAGTCTTGTTCTGGTTGGATTATCGTCCCCACGCTCCAGCGTGGGGACGCATTTCTGGACGCTCTGCGTCCGATCTTGAGTATGCGGCGCGGCGCAGATTTGTGACGCGAAGCGTCACGCACGGCATTCCCACGCGGAACGTGAGGAACGATAGCTGTCCAAAAATCCGCTTTTGAAAAAGCAGTTCAAGACTTGGCTGACGTCAAAACGATGTGCGCTTTTTCATTGCGCTCGATTTCTCGACGCAGCTGCAACTCGAAGTCTGGATTGGCCTTCACCACCCGTTTGGTCAGCAACGTGGCCAGCCACGGGTAATCCTCGGTGCGCGGCACCACCAGCAGCACTTCACAGTTGAACGCCACGGTATCCGCCGCAATGTCATCCAGTTGACGACGCAGTGCGGGCATATCGCCGATTTTCAGGTCAATGGTGGTACTCGGCGCTGACGGGTCAACCAGCTTGGCCACCCTTCTCGCTTCCGCTTCTTTCAATTGCGCTTCGGCTTTTTCCAGTTCCGCCTTGCGGGCGTGGGCAATCGCCCCGTTGACGCCGCTGGTCAGCGCAGGCGCCTTGGGCATCAATGCGCGCGCTCGAGATAATGCGCTGGCCGCAGCGTTCATGTCGCCCTTCTGCAGGCTGATCTGACTGCGGCTCAGGTAAGCTTCGGCCAGACGACGCTGCAGAGGCTCGAGCCGGGCATCGTCGGAATTGGCTGCCTGCAACGTCGCCAGTTGATCCTCGGCGGTTGCCAGCTCATTGCCAGCGATGTTCTGTTCAAGCTGCGCGAAGGCGTCAGGTTGAGCCTCGGACGCAGGCGTATCGACCGTTGGCGCACTCTGACAGGCACCCAACAGGATGGAAAATGCGACCAGCAGCAGATAGCGTGGGGCGAACGGCTTCATTCCTGCGATTCTCTAGTTTGCGCAAAAAACGAGCAAGTCTACACCGCTCGCCTGGGTAGAACAAAGCTGAGCAAGAACAACGCCGCAGCGGATACCACTATAGACGGTCCGGCCGGTGTGTCCTTGAACCATGACAATGATAGCCCGACGCACACCGCAGTCACGCCCAGCAGGCTTGCGCCGATAGCCATCTGCTCCGGCGAGCGGGCGTGACGCTGTGCCGCAGCGGCCGGAATGATCAGCAACGAAGTAATCAGTAACACACCGACGATTTTCATCGCCACCGCGATCACTACCGCGATCAACAGCATCAGCGCCATGCGCAGCGCTGCGACCGGCAGGCCTTCGACACGGGCCAGTTCTTCATGCACGGTCATTGCCAGCAGCGGTCGCCACAGCGCAATGATCGTGACCAGCACCAGCGAACTGCCACCCATGATCCAGGCCAGATCGGCCGGGCTGATTGCCAGCAGATCACCGAACAGATAAGCCATCAGGTCAATTCGCACTTCGTGCATGAAGCTGAGCACGACCAGCCCGAGCGACAGCGTGCTCGGTGCCAGAATCCCCAGCAGCGTATCCGACGCCAGCGGTTGACGCTGTTGCAGGGTGACCAGCAGCACCGCCAGCAACAGGCAGCCGCAGGTCACCGCGATGGTCGGGCTGATATCCAGCAAAAAGCCCAGCGCCACGCCGAGCAGCGCGGCGTGGGACAGTGTGTCACCGAAATACGCCATGCGCCGCCAGACCACAAAGGAACCGAGCGGACCCGCCACCAGGGCCAGCGCAACGCCTGCGAGCAAGGCATACAGTAGAAAATCAGCCATGCTTGCAGCTGTCTCCGTGAACGTGAGTGTGAGGGGTGGCCGGGACGTCGTTCACCACCGCGCCATGCAGATCGTGGGCGTGGTCGTGATGATGGTGATAAATCGCCAGGCTTTGCGCATTCTTGCCGAACAGTTCGACGAACGCCGGATCATGGCTGACCTGCTCGGGATGCCCGGAACAGCAGACGTGGCGATTAAGGCACACCACTTGATCGGTGGTGCTCATCACCAGGTGCAGGTCATGGGACACCATCAACACGCCGCACTGGTGACGGTCGCGCAGCCGTGTGATCAGGCTGTACAACTCAGCCTGCCCGGCCACGTCGACGCCTTGCACCGGTTCGTCGAGCACCAGCAATTCGGGCTTGCGCAACAAAGCGCGAGCCAGCAGCACGCGCTGCATCTCGCCACCGGAAATACCCTGCAACGGGCTGTCGATGACTTTTTCGGCGCCGACCTCTTCCAGTGCAGACTGCGCCGCAGCACGGTCCACACCGGGCACCAGACGCAGGAAGCGCAGCACCGACAGCGGCAGGGTCTGGTCGACATGCAGCTTCTGCGGCATGTAGCCAACACGCAACCTCGGTTTGCGCCACACCGTGCCTGAATCGGGCTTGAGCAGCCCCAGCACCGCACGCACCAGCGTAGTCTTGCCCGCGCCATTGGGGCCGATCAGCGTAACGATCTCACCAGGACGGACACTGAGCTGGATGTTGTCCAGCACGCTTTGCCCGGACAGCGTGACGGCGACCTGCTCCAGACGTATCAATGCATCCGTCATCAGGCGGCCTTGCAGCCAGCGCACACGCCAACGATCTCGACCGTCTGGCCTTCGACCGCAAAGCCGACGCCCGCGGCAGCATCGACCACCGATGCGCTGATGGCCGGGTGTTGCAACTCGATCGCGGCATGACACACGCGGCAAATCAGAAACTGGCCCTGATGCGCGTGGGTCGGGTGATTGCAGCCGGTGAAGGCATTGAGCGAGGCAATCCGATGCACCAGGCCGTTTTCCAGCAGGAAATCCAGCGCACGGTAGACGGTCGGCGGCGCGGCGCGACGGCCGTCCTCTTCGCTGAGCACCGCCAGAATGTCGTAGGCACCCAGCGGTTTGTGGCTTTGCCAGACCAGTTCCAGCACGCGGCGGCGCAGGGTAGTCAGGCGCAGCCCCTGTTTTGTGCACAGAGCGTCTGCTTCGGCGAGGGCCGAATGCACGCAGTAGGAGTGGTCATGGGGGCGACTGGCCAGGGGAGTATTGGGCATGAGCAGCGACGATATTGGCTAGAGACGTTATTATGTTACCTGTTCCTGACTTATATGAGTGATTCGAGTGCGCCGTCTTTTCAATCTTGTTGCTGTTCTGTGGATCGGTCTGTTGTTCATCGCCCCGGCTCAGGCCGAAGTCAACGTACTCACCAGTATCAAGCCATTGCAGCTGATTGCGGCGGCTGTGCAGGACGGCGTCGGCAAGCCCGAGGTGCTGTTGCCCCCCGGTGCGTCGCCTCATAACTATGCGCTGCGACCATCCGACGTACGGCGCGTGCGCGAAGTCGAATTGTTCTACTGGATCGGCCCGGACATGGAAACCTTCCTGCCGCGCGTCCTGCAAGGCCGCAGCTCGCCTGCGGTTGCCGTGCAATCGCTGCCTGGCATGCACTTGCGCCATTTCGGCGAAGACAATGCCTCCCATGACGACCACGCTCATCATGACGAGGATGCAGACGAACACGATCACGACCACCAGCCCGGCAGCCTGGACTCGCACCTGTGGCTGTCGACCGTCAATGCGCGAGTGATCGCAACAAAGATGGCGGCTGACCTGAGCACTGCGGACCCGGCCAATGCGGCTCGCTACGCCAGCAACGCCGAGGCGTTCAGCAAGCGCCTCGATGCGCTGGACGCGCGTATCAAGGGCCGTGTCACTGCCGTTGCGGGCAAACCGTTTTTCGTGTTTCACGAGGCGTTCGATTATTTCGAAGAAGCTTACGGGCTCAAGCACGCCGGCGTATTCGCCATTGCCGCCGAGATCCAGCCCGGGGCGCAGCACGTGGCGGCCATGCGCGAGCGCCTGAAAGCGGCGGGCAAGACCTGCGTATTCAGCGCCCCCCCCTGCGCCCACGCCTGGCAGAAACCCTGAGCGCAGGCCTGCCGGTCAAACTCGCAGAGCTGGACGCGCTAGGCGGCTACATCCCCGCCTCCGCGCAGGGTTACGAGCAGGTGTTGCAGAAACTGGCGGATGATCTGACGGGCTGCCTGAGCAGTCTTTGACAGTACAGGCACTTTTCGTCCTGACTATCGTCCCGACGCGCATTGGCAAGATAGTCGGTAGGGTGCTTAACCCC
It includes:
- the katE gene encoding catalase HPII translates to MASEKNPPITTTPKSEMAGTDTLDRGNTNGKLDSLEQFRSDATSQALRTNHGVKIADNQNTLKVGSRGPSLLEDFIMREKITHFDHERIPERIVHARGTAAHGYFQTYKDQGALSKAGFLRDPGKKTPVFVRFSTVQGPRGSGDTVRDVRGFAVKFYTDEGNFDLVGNNMPIFFIQDAIKFPDFVHAVKPEPHNEIPTGGSAHDTFWDFVSLVPESAHMVLWTMSDRAIPKSLRTMQGFGIHTFRLINTEGKSTFVKFHWKPKFGVCSLVWDEAQKLAGKDTDFHRRDLWESIEMGDYPEWELGVQIVAEEDEHKFDFDLLDPTKIIPEELVPVTPLGKMVLNRNPDNYFAETEQVAFCPGHIVPGIDFSNDPLLQGRLFSYTDTQISRLGGPNFHEIPINRPIAPNHNGQRDAQHRTTIDKGRASYEPNSIDGGWPKETPAAAVDGGFETYPERVEAHKVRERSESFGDHFSQATLFFQSMSHHEKEHIIAAYSFELGKVEREYIRARQVNEILANIDLELASRVAANLGLPAPKAGTVPVRQTSVKESPALSQVNLLSGDIVSRKVAILVANGVDGKALEAMKAALTAKGAHAKVLGPTSAPVKTADGKSLPVDASAEGLPSVAFDAVFVPGGADSVKALSTDGVALHFILEAYKHLKAISVAGEAKDLLSLLRLEEDAGLLVVSDSASFEVFFDAMAQHRVWDREVKAKAIPA
- a CDS encoding PA5502 family lipoprotein; translation: MKPFAPRYLLLVAFSILLGACQSAPTVDTPASEAQPDAFAQLEQNIAGNELATAEDQLATLQAANSDDARLEPLQRRLAEAYLSRSQISLQKGDMNAAASALSRARALMPKAPALTSGVNGAIAHARKAELEKAEAQLKEAEARRVAKLVDPSAPSTTIDLKIGDMPALRRQLDDIAADTVAFNCEVLLVVPRTEDYPWLATLLTKRVVKANPDFELQLRREIERNEKAHIVLTSAKS
- the znuB gene encoding zinc ABC transporter permease subunit ZnuB; its protein translation is MADFLLYALLAGVALALVAGPLGSFVVWRRMAYFGDTLSHAALLGVALGFLLDISPTIAVTCGCLLLAVLLVTLQQRQPLASDTLLGILAPSTLSLGLVVLSFMHEVRIDLMAYLFGDLLAISPADLAWIMGGSSLVLVTIIALWRPLLAMTVHEELARVEGLPVAALRMALMLLIAVVIAVAMKIVGVLLITSLLIIPAAAAQRHARSPEQMAIGASLLGVTAVCVGLSLSWFKDTPAGPSIVVSAAALFLLSFVLPRRAV
- the znuC gene encoding zinc ABC transporter ATP-binding protein ZnuC, which gives rise to MTDALIRLEQVAVTLSGQSVLDNIQLSVRPGEIVTLIGPNGAGKTTLVRAVLGLLKPDSGTVWRKPRLRVGYMPQKLHVDQTLPLSVLRFLRLVPGVDRAAAQSALEEVGAEKVIDSPLQGISGGEMQRVLLARALLRKPELLVLDEPVQGVDVAGQAELYSLITRLRDRHQCGVLMVSHDLHLVMSTTDQVVCLNRHVCCSGHPEQVSHDPAFVELFGKNAQSLAIYHHHHDHAHDLHGAVVNDVPATPHTHVHGDSCKHG
- a CDS encoding Fur family transcriptional regulator codes for the protein MPNTPLASRPHDHSYCVHSALAEADALCTKQGLRLTTLRRRVLELVWQSHKPLGAYDILAVLSEEDGRRAAPPTVYRALDFLLENGLVHRIASLNAFTGCNHPTHAHQGQFLICRVCHAAIELQHPAISASVVDAAAGVGFAVEGQTVEIVGVCAGCKAA